In Phoenix dactylifera cultivar Barhee BC4 chromosome 11, palm_55x_up_171113_PBpolish2nd_filt_p, whole genome shotgun sequence, the following are encoded in one genomic region:
- the LOC103713777 gene encoding ras-related protein RHN1-like gives MGSSNNIQAKLVLLGDMGTGKTSIVLRFVKGQYFDYQESTIGAAFFSQILSLNEATVKFDIWDTAGQERYHSLAPMYYRGAAAAVVVYDISSADSFARAKKWVQELQRQGNPHLVMVLVANKADLETKRQVDNEEGELYAQENGLFFIETSAKTAQNVNELFYEIAKRLVKARPARPTGMNLHNETQDRRRRLFCCST, from the exons GTGCTTCTTGGGGACATGGGCACAGGCAAGACAAGTATAGTGCTGAGATTTGTCAAAGGCCAGTATTTTGATTATCAG GAATCTACAATTGGagcagccttcttctctcaaATACTATCCCTGAATGAAGCAACTGTAAAATTTGATATATGGGACACTGCTGGGCAAGAACGGTACCATAGCTTGGCTCCCATGTACTATCGTGGTGCAGCTGCAGCTGTCGTCGTGTATGACATCTCCAGTGCG GATTCATTTGCTCGAGCAAAAAAGTGGGTTCAAGAACTTCAAAGACAAG GGAATCCACATTTGGTGATGGTATTGGTGGCTAACAAGGCTGACTTGGAAACAAAGAGGCAGGTGGATAATGAG GAAGGCGAGCTATATGCTCAAGAAAATGGGTTATTTTTTATCGAGACTTCAGCGAAGACAGCACAAAATGTCAATGAGCTCTTTTATGAAATAG CTAAGAGACTGGTGAAAGCCCGACCTGCACGCCCCACTGGGATGAATCTGCACAATGAAACCCAAGATAGGAGAAGAAGGCTGTTTTGCTGCTCAACATAA